Below is a genomic region from Streptomyces ferrugineus.
CGAAGTACGCACCCACGGCGATCGCGGCCACCACCGCCACCGCCCCGATGATCAGACCCGCCTTCTTGCCGCCGCCACCCGGCTCCGGCGGCTGCGGCGCCCCGTACGGGGCCTGGCCGTACGGCGGCTGCTGGCCGTAGCCGGGCTGCTGGCCGTACGGCTGCTGGGGCGGGACGCCCTGCGGGGGCTGCTGCGGGTAGCCGTACCCCGGCTGGGGCTGGGCGGGCGGAGTCTGCTGGGGGTAGCCGTAGCCGGGCTGGGGCGCCTGCGGCTGCTGGCCGTACGGACCGGGCTGGCCGTACGGACCGGGCTGCTGGGGCTGCCCGCCGTACGGGCCCGGCTGGTTGTAGCTCATTTCTGGGTTCCCCTCCAGATGCTTATGTGTTCCTGACATCCTGGCGCAGACACAGGCAACGCATGGCATCGGGGTGCCCACCGTTACAGAAGAATCCCGTTTCGGGACACGCCCGGGACACCCCTAAACTGAGCCCGTGACCGAGAACGCTCAGCAGCAGCCAACAGTGCCCCACACCGAACTGCCGACCCAGTACGCGCCGGCCGACGTAGAGGGGCCGCTGTACGAGCGCTGGGTAGAGCGCGGTTACTTCGAGGCGGACGAGAAGAGCGACAAGCCGCCGTACACCATCGTCATTCCGCCGCCCAACGTCACCGGCTCCCTCCACCTCGGGCATGCCTTCGAGCACACCCTCATCGACGCCCTGACGCGTCGTAAGCGCATGCAGGGGTTCGAGACGCTGTGGCAGCCCGGCATGGACCACGCCGGCATCGCCACGCAGAACGTCGTCGAGAGGGAACTCGGCAAGGAAGGCAAGTCCCGGCACGACCTGGGGCGGGAAGCCTTCGTCGAGCGCGTCTGGCAGTGGAAGGGCGAGTCCGGCGGGCAGATCGGCGGGCAGATGCGGCGCCTGGGAGACGGCGTCGCCTGGTCGCGCGAGCGGTTCACCATGGACGAGGGGCTTTCGCAGGCCGTTCAGACCATCTTCAAGCGGCTCTACGACGACGAGCTGATTTACCGCGCCGAGCGCATCATCAACTGGTGCCCGCGCTGTCTCACGGCCATCTCGGACATCGAGGTCGAGTACCAGGACGACGACGGCGAGCTCGTCTCCATCCGGTACGGCGACGGGGACGACGCCATCGTCGTGGCGACGACACGTGCCGAGACCATGCTCGGCGACACGGCCGTCGCCGTTCACCCCGAGGACGAGCGGTACCGCCACCTCGTCGGCCGCGAGATCGAGCTGCCGCTCACCGGCCGCCGTATCCCCGTCGTCGCCGACACCCACGTCGACCCCGAGTTCGGCACCGGCGCCGTCAAGGTCACCCCGGCGCACGACCCGAACGACTTCGAGATCGGCCAGCGCCACGACCTGCCGGCCATCACGATCATGGACGAGCACGCGGTCATCACCGCCCACGGCCCCTTCCAGGGCCTGGACCGGCTGGAGGCGCGTTCGGCCATCGTCGCCGCGCTGCGCGCCGAGGGCCGGATCGTCGCGGAGAAGCGGCCGTACGTCCACAGCGTCGGCCACTGCTCGCGCTGCAAGACCACCATCGAGCCCCGGCTCTCCATGCAGTGGTGGGTCAAGGTCGGCCCGCTGGCCAAGGCCGCCGGTGACGCCGTCCGTGACGGGCGGGTCAAGATCCACCCGCAGGAGATGGAGAAGCGGTACTTCGACTGGGTCGACAACCTCCATGACTGGTGTATCTCGCGGCAGTTGTGGTGGGGTCACCGGATTCCGGTCTGGTACGGCCCGGAGGGTGAGGTCGTCTGCGTCGGTCCGGACCAGGAGCCGCCCTCCGGCGAGGGCTGGCACCAGGACACCGACGTCCTCG
It encodes:
- a CDS encoding valine--tRNA ligase → MTENAQQQPTVPHTELPTQYAPADVEGPLYERWVERGYFEADEKSDKPPYTIVIPPPNVTGSLHLGHAFEHTLIDALTRRKRMQGFETLWQPGMDHAGIATQNVVERELGKEGKSRHDLGREAFVERVWQWKGESGGQIGGQMRRLGDGVAWSRERFTMDEGLSQAVQTIFKRLYDDELIYRAERIINWCPRCLTAISDIEVEYQDDDGELVSIRYGDGDDAIVVATTRAETMLGDTAVAVHPEDERYRHLVGREIELPLTGRRIPVVADTHVDPEFGTGAVKVTPAHDPNDFEIGQRHDLPAITIMDEHAVITAHGPFQGLDRLEARSAIVAALRAEGRIVAEKRPYVHSVGHCSRCKTTIEPRLSMQWWVKVGPLAKAAGDAVRDGRVKIHPQEMEKRYFDWVDNLHDWCISRQLWWGHRIPVWYGPEGEVVCVGPDQEPPSGEGWHQDTDVLDTWFSSGLWPFSTLGWPEQTESLAKFYPNSVLVTGYDILFFWVARMMMFGLYAMDGTPPFHTIALHGMVRDQFGKKMSKSFGNAVNPLDWMDKYGSDALRFTLARGANPGVDVPIGEDWVQGSRNFANKIWNATRFALMNGATVEGPLPEPSAMSSTDRWILSRLNSVVAEVDAFYEDFQFAKLSDALFHFAWDEVFDWYVELSKTTFAAGGEAAEVSKRVLGEVLDVTLKLLHPVVPFVTETLWTTLTGGESVVIADWPKAVSVPGADAPGGFRDAAAEREIAVLQQVITEVRRFRADQGLQPGQRVPARLTLDGTALAPHEPAIRQLLRLQPEGEAFTATATLPVAGAEVALDLSGAIDVAAERKRLAKDLAAAEKEKAQATAKLGNEAFLAKAPDQVVEKIRGRLAKAEEDIARIKAQLERLPEA